One segment of Primulina tabacum isolate GXHZ01 chromosome 6, ASM2559414v2, whole genome shotgun sequence DNA contains the following:
- the LOC142548024 gene encoding cytochrome b561 domain-containing protein At4g18260 isoform X1, with translation MHTLQNKFYIIISTLLFLLNSGECSSNERNKEASHHKNITKQVMNPQKTCHDMALHGILLWASIGFLMPVGILTIRMSTTKGFNLRKHKILFHVHAVFQVISVLLATIGAALSIRNFENAFNNSHQRIGLAIYGAIYVQVLVGFKRPKRGTRDRSRWYLLHWILGTIISLVGILNIYTGLQAYHKRTSNSSKLWTIIFTAQISFMAILYLFQDKWDYMQKQRIVDNGDTMISQVELENQKDEPSRKSNALGTHFSRNNALNKLFQST, from the exons ATGCATACACTTCAAAATAAGTTCTATATCATAATCTCTACTCTTCTGTTTCTTCTTAATTCTGGTGAATGCTCATCTAATGAACGGAACAAAGAAGCAAGTCATCACAAAAACATCACCAAACAA GTGATGAATCCTCAAAAGACATGTCATGATATGGCCCTTCACGGGATTCTTTTATGGGCTTCGATCGGATTCTTGATGCCGGTTGGAATATTAACAATTAGAATGTCTACCACAAAGGGCTTCAATCTCAGAAAGCACAAAATATTGTTCCATGTTCATGCAGTTTTCCAG GTGATTTCAGTGCTGCTAGCCACAATTGGAGCAGCTTTATCAATCAGAAATTTTGAGAATGCATTCAACAACAGTCACCAAAGAATAGGGCTAGCAATCTATGGGGCCATTTATGTACAAGTTCTGGTTGGCTTCAAAAGGCCTAAAAG AGGAACTAGAGATAGAAGCAGATGGTATCTTTTGCATTGGATACTTGGAACAATAATCTCGTTGGTGGGGATCTTAAACATTTACACAGGTTTACAAGCATACCATAAAAGGACATCAAATAGCTCGAAACTTTGGACTATAATTTTCACAGCTCAAATCTCATTCATGGCAATCTTGTATCTTTTTCAAGACAAATGGGATTACATGCAAAAACAAAGGATTGTAGATAATGGTGACACAATGATTTCCCAAGTTGAATTGGAAAACCAAAAGGATGAGCCATCCAGAAAGAGCAATGCACTTGGGACTCACTTTTCAAGAAATAACGCCCTCAATAAGTTGTTTCAatcaacatga
- the LOC142548024 gene encoding cytochrome b561 domain-containing protein At4g18260 isoform X2, producing the protein MFWNTFELLPQVMNPQKTCHDMALHGILLWASIGFLMPVGILTIRMSTTKGFNLRKHKILFHVHAVFQVISVLLATIGAALSIRNFENAFNNSHQRIGLAIYGAIYVQVLVGFKRPKRGTRDRSRWYLLHWILGTIISLVGILNIYTGLQAYHKRTSNSSKLWTIIFTAQISFMAILYLFQDKWDYMQKQRIVDNGDTMISQVELENQKDEPSRKSNALGTHFSRNNALNKLFQST; encoded by the exons ATGTTTTGGAACACTTTTGAGTTACTTCCGCAGGTGATGAATCCTCAAAAGACATGTCATGATATGGCCCTTCACGGGATTCTTTTATGGGCTTCGATCGGATTCTTGATGCCGGTTGGAATATTAACAATTAGAATGTCTACCACAAAGGGCTTCAATCTCAGAAAGCACAAAATATTGTTCCATGTTCATGCAGTTTTCCAG GTGATTTCAGTGCTGCTAGCCACAATTGGAGCAGCTTTATCAATCAGAAATTTTGAGAATGCATTCAACAACAGTCACCAAAGAATAGGGCTAGCAATCTATGGGGCCATTTATGTACAAGTTCTGGTTGGCTTCAAAAGGCCTAAAAG AGGAACTAGAGATAGAAGCAGATGGTATCTTTTGCATTGGATACTTGGAACAATAATCTCGTTGGTGGGGATCTTAAACATTTACACAGGTTTACAAGCATACCATAAAAGGACATCAAATAGCTCGAAACTTTGGACTATAATTTTCACAGCTCAAATCTCATTCATGGCAATCTTGTATCTTTTTCAAGACAAATGGGATTACATGCAAAAACAAAGGATTGTAGATAATGGTGACACAATGATTTCCCAAGTTGAATTGGAAAACCAAAAGGATGAGCCATCCAGAAAGAGCAATGCACTTGGGACTCACTTTTCAAGAAATAACGCCCTCAATAAGTTGTTTCAatcaacatga
- the LOC142548024 gene encoding cytochrome b561 domain-containing protein At4g18260 isoform X3 codes for MNPQKTCHDMALHGILLWASIGFLMPVGILTIRMSTTKGFNLRKHKILFHVHAVFQVISVLLATIGAALSIRNFENAFNNSHQRIGLAIYGAIYVQVLVGFKRPKRGTRDRSRWYLLHWILGTIISLVGILNIYTGLQAYHKRTSNSSKLWTIIFTAQISFMAILYLFQDKWDYMQKQRIVDNGDTMISQVELENQKDEPSRKSNALGTHFSRNNALNKLFQST; via the exons ATGAATCCTCAAAAGACATGTCATGATATGGCCCTTCACGGGATTCTTTTATGGGCTTCGATCGGATTCTTGATGCCGGTTGGAATATTAACAATTAGAATGTCTACCACAAAGGGCTTCAATCTCAGAAAGCACAAAATATTGTTCCATGTTCATGCAGTTTTCCAG GTGATTTCAGTGCTGCTAGCCACAATTGGAGCAGCTTTATCAATCAGAAATTTTGAGAATGCATTCAACAACAGTCACCAAAGAATAGGGCTAGCAATCTATGGGGCCATTTATGTACAAGTTCTGGTTGGCTTCAAAAGGCCTAAAAG AGGAACTAGAGATAGAAGCAGATGGTATCTTTTGCATTGGATACTTGGAACAATAATCTCGTTGGTGGGGATCTTAAACATTTACACAGGTTTACAAGCATACCATAAAAGGACATCAAATAGCTCGAAACTTTGGACTATAATTTTCACAGCTCAAATCTCATTCATGGCAATCTTGTATCTTTTTCAAGACAAATGGGATTACATGCAAAAACAAAGGATTGTAGATAATGGTGACACAATGATTTCCCAAGTTGAATTGGAAAACCAAAAGGATGAGCCATCCAGAAAGAGCAATGCACTTGGGACTCACTTTTCAAGAAATAACGCCCTCAATAAGTTGTTTCAatcaacatga